The DNA region CCCTTCGACACGCCGTCGCCGATCGCTGGATCGCCGAAGATCACATCGTCCGATTCACGCAGGACGAGCCGATCCTCGTGCATATCCGCGGCGAGGTCCTGACGCCGCCGGAAATCGTCGAGCCCAAACCGGACGCGGTTCTCGCCTATAAGATCGGCCCCAAGACGCGATTAGTCATCGAGGCGAAATCACTCGATGGCGCGGGCGGTCCGATCGGCGTCAGCGGCCGCGTCGCCGTCACGGTCAAGGCCCCGATCGAGACATCTCGACTCGGCGACACGGTCGAGATGACGGGCTGGCTCTATCGACCGCGCGGGCCGCGGAATCCCGGCGAATACAATTGGGCGCTGCACCAGAAGCGCAACGGCATCCGCGCCGCCTTCGTCTGCGATCACGGCGAATCCGTGCAAGTCGTCGCCCCAAGCGATGGTCGGGGTTGGCCGACGTGGATCGCCGGCGCCCGGGCTCGCATGCGCGGCTACCTCCTCGATTCGGCCTTTGAAGATGAAGACCCCGCTTCCGGCGTGGTCGCGGCGATGGTCCTGGCGCAGAGGAGCGCCGTCTCCCGCGAAATCAACGAAGCCTTCATTCGCACCGGAAACGCGCACTTCCTCGCTGCCAGCGGCATGAACATCGCCTGGTTGGTCGCCGTCGGCTGGACCGTGATGCGCGTCATGGGCACTCACTATCGCATCGCCGCAATCGTCGTCGCGGCGCTGATCGTCTCCTACGTCCTTCTCGCCGAACCTGAACCGTCGATCCTCCGGGCCGGCATCGTCGGCCTATTGTGGTGCGTCTCCATTTTCCTCCGCGGCCGGACCCACGCCTTGAATTGGCTGGCTTGCTCGGCCGTCGTCATCCTCATGATCGACCCGATGGACGTCTTCCGCCCCGGCTTCCAATTCAGTTTCATCGCCGTACTGGGGCTGCTCTACCTTCTACCGTTGGTTGCCAGTGCGATGGCCTCCGTCTGTCTTCGGCTTGGCCTTCCCCGCGTGGCCCACGCCGTCGATCACCGGCTCTATGCGGCGAACCTGGTGATGCCGATCGGCCCCCCGCCCAGCGCGACTTCTTCCTTGATGGAGTGGATCGCGGTGTGGCTTCTCATGCTCCTCGCCATGTCGATCACAGCATGGTTCGTCACCGCCCCACTCTCCTGCTACATCTTCAACACCCTCAATCCCTGGGGCGCACCTTGCACGTTCCTCGTCTCCTTCCTCGCCCTGCCGGTCACCTGCATCGGCTACATCGCGACGCTGGTCGGCGCGCTCTTTCCCTTCACCGGTCCCGTCATCGGTCCTGTTCTGGCCGCCACGGCGCACGCCATGCTCGGCCTCGTCGAATGGCTCGCTACTCTGCCGGGCATGGCCGTCGATGGCCGGCAGCCCTCCATCGGATGGTTGCTGGCCTTCTACGCGGTGCTCGGGCTGCGCGTTTATCAACCGCAGTGGATGACCGGCCGACCCGAGCCCGAATCGCCAGAGTCTCCTGATCGCAAGACCTCAACGCGTTTCTCTTTCCTCC from Phycisphaerae bacterium includes:
- a CDS encoding ComEC/Rec2 family competence protein is translated as MRFDELQAASPPPSSPKPAAPLLPIAVGLIGGIAADNFFQLPTLASLGLFALGCGLYYARPRSERIAFAAVVVAAAGLGTLRHAVADRWIAEDHIVRFTQDEPILVHIRGEVLTPPEIVEPKPDAVLAYKIGPKTRLVIEAKSLDGAGGPIGVSGRVAVTVKAPIETSRLGDTVEMTGWLYRPRGPRNPGEYNWALHQKRNGIRAAFVCDHGESVQVVAPSDGRGWPTWIAGARARMRGYLLDSAFEDEDPASGVVAAMVLAQRSAVSREINEAFIRTGNAHFLAASGMNIAWLVAVGWTVMRVMGTHYRIAAIVVAALIVSYVLLAEPEPSILRAGIVGLLWCVSIFLRGRTHALNWLACSAVVILMIDPMDVFRPGFQFSFIAVLGLLYLLPLVASAMASVCLRLGLPRVAHAVDHRLYAANLVMPIGPPPSATSSLMEWIAVWLLMLLAMSITAWFVTAPLSCYIFNTLNPWGAPCTFLVSFLALPVTCIGYIATLVGALFPFTGPVIGPVLAATAHAMLGLVEWLATLPGMAVDGRQPSIGWLLAFYAVLGLRVYQPQWMTGRPEPESPESPDRKTSTRFSFLRRHSFKVAAMVLFLWWLIPPRWATIDRDALKVWMLAVGDGTGTVIELPNGGTLLYDFGTRSSFDAGPPAVNFLKHRGINQIDAAFISHTDFDHYSAIATIARHIPIRRVIVNDHFARFAGANSGPGHFLDALRKSGVPIETWSGPQTLADTGEVQIMSIWPPPANDRPLVDANETSTVLRVTHQGRSILLTGDIAEAAMGTLLANPALLKADVLALPHHGAVVHNTAAFIAAANSRVAVRSSGQRRGLTTSGIEALVGDRSYFCTADDGCVRVTIRDGELTAEAVMTNPSTR